A window of Xiphophorus hellerii strain 12219 chromosome 7, Xiphophorus_hellerii-4.1, whole genome shotgun sequence contains these coding sequences:
- the LOC116723258 gene encoding signal transducer and activator of transcription 1-like — MAQWQELLKLDSALQNQVRQLYEGRFPTEIRNQLSHWIESQDWSSAAVNENAAAACFYALLQQLEEQWRRSVQENAILQGPDFPRMRAFMVENFQAQPLNLAAILSECLKEEKQLLESVTMTTGGSDGVVAPQWTELDNQVTQLKLQVLELKKEVKILEDQSEKLDFIQNSWQSKVEQNVELVQSKALVEQECLRMARSISQTKQVVLQRLVRVLNEAAGSVQTLTGAELPQWRRRQQRSCIGSPEDAGLDLLEKWFTAVAEVLIGVGEQLQRLQVQIQRFPAPDFPGLTNSVAEMEKFSRSLIRNLLTSALVVEKQPVMQNLPHRPLILKTGVRFKVTVRFLVNLPAFKTFIKVKPVFDKDVEEMKTISSFRQFDFSRDDSKVLDVDLSSGALTAAFEHMSLKEKKARVKGSCENQLTVTEELHIIRFVTQLQHNGETFHIQASSLPLVVISSSNQVPSAWAAIMWSNMASGADSENLSLFLDPPGLTWEQLAPLLSWQFLSVGQRPLDQDQLSMLQAKIMDDPDGPIDWNKFSKDESVWIWIDGILDLIKKFVWELWRDGCIMGFVSKERTRSLLREKPVGTFLIRFSESILDGAITFSWVEQSAGEKRIHAVEPYTKKELSVLSLPNAIYSYTLTTSGRSHNPLVYLYPDTPKDAAFARYRAADPSPPSMDKQGYVSKKIVLVSIDPTPPPSPPLSPSLSTDMDMDPEHTLDDIFKDLFQPDPSHDTNQFINQFINQLINQ, encoded by the exons ATGGCCCAGTGGCAGGAGCTGCTAAAGCTGGACTCGGCGCTGCAGAACCAGGTCCGGCAGTTGTACGAGGGCCGGTTCCCCACAGAGATCCGGAACCAGCTGAGCCACTGGATCGAGAGCCAGGACTG GAGTTCTGCGGCTGTGAACGAGAACGCGGCGGCTGCGTGTTTCTAcgctctgctgcagcagctggaggagcagTGGCGCCGCTCGGTCCAGGAGAACGCCATCCTGCAGGGGCCCGACTTCCCCAGGATGAGGGCCTTCATGGTG GAGAACTTCCAGGCTCAGCCGCTGAACCTGGCCGCCATTTTGTCTGAATGTCTGAAGGAGGAGAAACAGCTCCTGGAATCGGTTACCATGACGACG GGCGGCAGCGATGGCGTCGTGGCACCGCAGTGGACGGAGCTGGACAACCAAGTGACGCAGCTGAAGCTGCAGGTTCTG GAACTGAAGAAGGAGGTGAAAATCCTGGAGGATCAGAGCGAAAAACTCGACTTCATCCAGAACTCGTGGCAAAGCAAAg TGGAGCAAAACGTGGAACTGGTCCAGTCCAAGGCCCTGGTGGAGCAGGAGTGTCTGAGGATGGCCCGGTCCATCTCCCAAACCAAACAG GTTGTGCTGCAGCGGCTGGTCAGGGTTCTGAACGAGGCGGCCGGTTCGGTCCAGACTCTGACCGGAGCCGAGCTTCCTCagtggcggcggcggcagcagcgATCCTGCATCGGCAGCCCAGAGGACGCCGGCCTGGACCTGCTGGAGAAATG GTTCACGGCAGTGGCCGAGGTTCTGATCGGTGTCGGTGAACAGCTGCAGCGGCTGCAGGTCCAGATCCAGAGGTTCCCCGCCCCGGACTTCCCGGGCCTCACCAACTCCGTGGCAGAAATGGAGAAGTTCAGCCGCAGTCTGATCCGGAACCTGCTGACCAG CGCCCTGGTGGTGGAGAAGCAGCCCGTCATGCAGAACCTTCCTCACCGGCCGCTGATCCTGAAGACCGGCGTTCGCTTCAAGGTCACCGTGAG gTTTTTGGTAAACCTTCCAGCTTTTAAGACTTTCATCAAAGTCAAACCTGTTTTTGACAA AGACGTTGAGGAAATGAAGACGATCAGCAG TTTTCGTCAGTTCGATTTCTCGCGTGACGACTCCAAGGTTCTGGACGTCGATCTGTCCAGCGGCGCCCTGACGGCGGCGTTCGAGCACATG tcactcaaagaaaaaaaggccaGAGTTAAAGGTTCCTGTGAG aaccagctgaCCGTCACAGAGGAGCTTCACATCATCCGCTTCGTCACGCAGCTGCAGCACAACGGGGAGACCTTCCACATCCAG GCCAGCTCCCTGCCGCTGGTGGTCATCTCCAGCTCCAACCAGGTTCCCAGTGCCTGGGCCGCCATCATGTGGTCCAATATGGCGTCCGGCGCCGACTCGGAG AACCTGTCGCTGTTTCTGGACCCGCCGGGCCTGACCTGGGAGCAGCTGGCGCCGCTCCTCAGCTGGCAGTTCCTGTCGGTCGGGCAGCGGCCACTGGACCAGGACCAGCTGTCCATGCTGCAGGCCAAGATCATGG ATGATCCTGATGGTCCGATTGACTGGAACAAGTTTTCCAAG GATGAGAGCGTCTGGATCTGGATCGATGGGATTCTGGACCTGATCAAGAAGTTTGTGTGGGAGCTGTGGAGGGACGG ATGCATCATGGGATTTGTTAGCAAGGAGAGAACGCGCTCCCTGCTGCGGGAGAAACCGGTCGGGACGTTTCTGATCCGATTCAGTGAGAGCATCCTGGACGGCGCCATCACCTTCAGCTGGGTGGAGCAGTCCGCCGGAG AGAAACGCATCCACGCCGTGGAGCCGTACACCAAGAAGGAGCTGTCGGTTCTGTCTCTGCCCAACGCCATCTACAGCTACACCCTGACCACTTCGGGGCGGAGCCACAACCCGCTGGTCTACCTCTACCCCGACACCCCCAAAGACGCCGCCTTCGCACGCTACAGAGCAGCAG ATCCGTCTCCTCCCAGCATGGACAAACAGGGCTACGTCTCCAAGAAGATCGTTTTGGTCTCCAT TGACCCCACGCCGCCGCCGTCTCCGCCTCTGTCTCCGTCTCTGTCCACAGACATGGACATGGACCCCGAGCACACCTTG GACGACATTTTCAAGGATTTATTCCAGCCTGACCCGTCGCACGACACCAATCAGTTCATCAATCAGTtcattaatcagttaatcaatcaGTGA